Sequence from the Helianthus annuus cultivar XRQ/B chromosome 13, HanXRQr2.0-SUNRISE, whole genome shotgun sequence genome:
GGAAAAtactttacgaaacatacataaaataaacacgaaaacatattatatttgacctaaatcatttcccaaaaaagttaacgtcgaaacgtagaacaacttgaatttataccagaacgtacataaaaatatgcacgtaaaaatggtttctttaaacgaaaacgtattatatttgacataactcgtctataaaaaaaaagtttacgtcgaaatgtagaacaaatcatatttatacttacccgtacataaaatatgcacgtaaaaaagagtttttaagtaaaggaagcaTAGGCGTAAaacgaaacaaaatattagtaaaaaatttaataggttaaaaacgtttgtaaaaccgtgccaagtagcacctatgccacaacgacatcgactctcaacatcgtaaaaataaaatagataaaatggtaaaaattacactaaACGAAAAGgagactaaaatcgttgaaccacgcacacccaTTACAGTgtcttaatgcgaagaaattaaccagaaacgtaaaacgtacaaAATAATAAATTAGTCAATCTAGGACCCGCCCGTTGCGGGAAAGTTTTAAAGGGGAAAAATGGACGTGTTTCGACGAGTCTGtcaaatataaaaaaatagagcaaaaaacgttgaacctcacatgcacgctacgacatgttaactcgcaaacgaaacgtaaaacgaaaaatttgcgaaagataaAAGTATGGAGGggccaaagttgtaaataataaagtgttgtgttaaattacaaaagatgaaaagttttgagttaaaagtaaaaatctCAAACGGgttaaaatataaaagaaaaaactttaaggttgaaaatgaaaaatcaagtttttttttttaaaaaaactccCCAAGCATGGGGTACAACTCATAATGCACAAGAAAGTTAcaaatttatatatggaataataattATGATAGTGTTTTGATTTAATTGGTTGACCCGATGTATTTTTTATTGAGATTGTGTTATGAAACTAAAAAATATTCAGCTTAACGTCCTCCAACACGGCATAACACAAGCGATAAAACAAATAAAAGGGTGTAATAATTCGTTTGTTTTTGACAAACTTTAGGATAATAAAGCATTTGTATTTTGTGTCTGAAAACGTGTCGCCCGTAACTGGTCGGGCCCACAAGAAGCTACGTAGACCCTCTCATATATGATAGTAGCACCAGACAGCTATCATCATATATTTTTGTTTAAAGACACATAAAACCAATTAATACCAAACAGGTCCTTCAACCTTTTACATTTGGTTAAGTTGATTAATAAACAAAGTCAAGGTTTGTTCATTCTTTTAATTAATTTGTCTAAAGACGTGATCAATAGTCACATATTATGATTCAAAAAGTCTGactcatacatatatataaagatGACTCTGTttgattttatatgttatgtTTGATTATtaaatctaacttataataaaaaacTCTAAATAATGTCACATGGCATTCTCTTCTTCAAGCtcaaaaattttatttatatttgtttaataaatttcttttaatattaatattaattaataaccaatatatagatattacttatttttatcccaagtttttcgtttcgttctaaattttgtgagttaatgcaCCGAAACGTACGTATGggtttcaacattttttcgtatatttttttccccgtttgactgTCCCGTCgtgtcacatctatttttctgcgtatgacaagttcgtccaacacgcgggtcctggatggacttagttatttttttcaatgtttacgtttcggtttaatttctcagcaacgagcgtgcgtgattcaaagattttacgtctgtttTTCGCTCGGTgttattttttcccgtttttatttattttgtttttacgagcttttctgGTGTTGGTGATCGCTGACAATGGTATAatattgctactacttaacacagttttatgacaaccgctgcaacgcaggggcttaatactagttaataATAAAGTCAAAATGAGTTGTAAAGAAAATAGTTAAATAGTTATATATAAAGCCATCAAAAACATTCAATTAGTATATCTTTTTAAATTACTACAACAAATACCTTTTTCAAATCATATGGAATacattaattattttttaaaatgaaatgaaatacACAAAGAATTTATGAGATAATTTGAAGTTGAACCAACCCTTCTTGAGTTGTTTTATAAAATTgtgttttaaaatcttaaaaaaGGAACTTATTAATGTATTATTATAATTTTTCGTAACAAAAAATGCTTTTCATTGAATACAGATTCTATGTGCACACACATACGTAGATGTACatgtatacacacacacatatacaatTGCATTCATTATTTGATTTCATTTCGAATGAAATAAATGTCAAAATCAAATTGAATAATGGGTGTACGAAACCATCTTGATGAACTCGCCAAAACAAAACGTATACCAATATACATGTTTGAAAAAATTAGTCGATAGGAAACACAATTAAAATAAACATGATGAATTAAGCGACACAAATTGACATAACACAAAATTAAATTGGAAGAATCGAAAATAGGTCTTGAAAAAGCTCCAAATCAGAGCATCCAGATGCAAACCATAAATTCCCAACCTAAATTATTTGAAAATTTGTTTATCTAAAATATCAGATATCTGAGATTTCATATTCGGATTTGGATATCCGAATTATCTGAAATACTTAAAgtattatgttcaactatttgtGAGGTATAAATTATGACTCATAGGTTATTCAAGTTATTTTATCaattttatatttttcttttcaGTTGGATTCTTCTCACGCCGTCTTAGACTCCGAGTGTCCCTCATCAATCTTCATCCTCATGTCGACACAAAATTTAAATTCTGAGCTTTAACTATTTAAACCATACAAAGTTAGAATTTAGACTTCCATTTTACCATCCAATTCGTATCCAGAAATTCGGATACAGATTCTAACCCTAACATCAATTATCTGAAATGTTCGAATGTCCAAATTTAAACACCCCTAGTCTACATGTTATTATCCTGTCGACCCATACACAACCCAAACCGTTAACCCTAACCTAGTCCAACCACCATTTTCCTAGTATACTTAAAGTGTCACTTGTGCAAAAGTTCAAGGACCATTAGTCCATTAGTATAACATACTTTTCTTAATGATCCCAGCCAGATACCAACTGTACCATCACCAGCCAGATACCAACTGTACCATCACCATCTCTCCCCACCGACATTTCTAATTCTATGAATCCCACGTAACCCTAATCAATTCAACAAAATCAATTCAACAAATTGTAAcctaaaaccctaaattcaaATCCCCAATTCAATCAATCCTGCTAAAATCCCCAAAAATATCTCTGATTAATCATCAAATTCTTACCTTCCCATCAATCAGAATCCTACCAAACGATCAATTTCCAAAAATTAGCATTCGTCCGATTCAATTTCTCACCAAAAACCCTAAACCGGGTCGGGTAAACCATGCTGGATCGTATACTCGGGCCACGCCGTACGCGCCAATTCCACCGTCTCCTCCACAAAAGCAAGGTCACACTCCTCTGTCTAGTCCTCACAATCGTCGTCCTACGTGGCAACCTCGGCGCCGGAAAGTTCGGTACACCGGAGCAGGACTTCAAAGACATCCGAGACACCTTCTACCAGTACCGAACCAAGCGGTCCGAGCCGCGGCGAGTCCTCGAAGAGTTACACGCCTCAACCGATCAAACAACGTCGTCATCCGGTTCGACCAGCACGACCAGTTATGCTGAGTTTGATATAAACATGTTGTTTGTAGACGAGGATGAAGTTGATGTGAATAATGACAATAATGGGCCGTACAGTATTGGGCCCAAGATATCAGACTGGGATGAGCAGAGAGCTGATTGGTTGAAACAAAACCCTGGGTTTAGTAATTATgtgaataataatattaataagcCTAGGGTTTTATTGGTGACTGGATCATCACCTAAACCTTGTGAGAATCCTGTTGGGGATCATTATTTGTTGAAGAGTATTAAGAACAAGATTGATTATTGTAGATTACATGGGATTGAGATATTTTATAATATGGCGTTACTGGATGCGGAAATGGCCGGTTTCTGGGCGAAATTGCCGTTGATTAGGAAGTTGTTGTTGAGTCATCCGGAAGTGGAGTTTTTGTGGTGGATGGATAGTGATGCGATGTTTACGGATATGGCGTTTGAGGTGCCGTGGGAGAGGTATAAGGATCGGAACTTGGTGATGCACGGGTGGGATGAGATGGTTTACGATGAGAAGAATTGGATCGGGTTGAATACGGGGAGTTTTTTGTTGAGGAATGGTCAATGGGCGTTGGATTTGATTGACGTTTGGGCTCCGATGGGGCCGAAAGGGAAGGTTAGGGATGAAGCGGGGAAGTTGTTGACGAGAGAGCTTAAGGATCGGCCGGTTTTTGAAGCGGATGATCAGTCGGCGATGGTTTGGATATTGGCGTCGCAGAAGGAGAGATGGGCGGATAAGGTTTATTTGGAGAATCATTATTATTTACACGGGTATTGGGGTATTTTGGTTGATCGGTATGAGGAGATGATCGCGAGTTACCATCCTGGGTTTGGTGACCATAGGTGGCCGCTCGTTACTCATTTTGTCGGGTGCAAACCTTGTGGGAAGTTCGGTGATTACCCTGTTGAAAGATGTTTGAAACAGATGGATCGTGCGTTTAATTTTGGGGATAATCAGATTTTGCAGATGTATGGGTTTACTCATAAGTCACTTGCTAGCAGGAGGGTGAAACGAATTAGGAATGATGGTAGTAATCCTCTTGAAGTGAAGGATGAGCTCGGTTTGCTCCACCCTGTATATAAAGCTGTTAAGGTATCGTCGTCTTGAAATAAACACGTTAGGAAGGAGAATTAGTTGGTTGTTTTCACTTGCGAATTGGTATTGCGGTCTACATTATTTTGTATCGTTCTTTTATTCGTTGGATGTCATAGCTTGTTGATTGTATTGAATTTTTTCTTGTTATTAGCCAGTTTATATGGAAAGGAAACAAAAAGCTTGAGCCTACTTTTGTTACTGATTTACTGTCTAGAAACTATAGCTTGTTCTTTGTAAGCATTATAAAATTAGTTGGCTTGCATCATACATCATGTTTGTTAAATCAGAGAACATGGTTGATCATGGAGTCAACTTAAGTAAGATCTTGATTCACTTGCAATGATGGTTGACCTGGCTATAAACTCGGATGAGATCTCGATTCGATTGTGTGTGGATCTTAAAGTACCTACGGATGGTGGTTAATAGCGGTTTTCGCCTATGACAACAACATTGGAACGATGCTACGCCGAAGTAGTGGTGTTTATAAACTGTTTAGACCGGCTCTACTGCCCAAATCGAAGTAAGTCTGCTGGTTTGGCATGTTTAAGATCCAGATGGTTTGGTTTATGGCTCGGCTTTGGTGGATATAATGGTTTGGTCCAGTTTCAAATTTGGAACTAGCCATTGACCTTTATCAAATGAATCAGTTGATGGTGAAACTACACAGGGTCAAGTACCCCGCGTTTTTGGTAAGTAAAAGTTTAATGGGCTCATAAAAATAAGATTAAATCTTGTTTTTGTTTAAACATTTTAATGATTAGCTCTTTTGGTCAGACAGTGTGTGTGCTCCATCTTCGTGAAATGAACACATTGAAGGGGGATTGATAATTCACTTCATCACTAATCCAACTAATCCAGCCATTTCACCTAGATGATAGCTACCtgttttttttcggttttatacaaaggatacccctaAAAATATGAGAATAAAAAATAGGATACTTGATATTATTAAAATCCCATTTTTTATAAGCCAAAACATTTTATAACCTGGAAACTTGTAAGATAATTAAGCCCAAATGATATAATAAGCACAAATTAACAATAATAGAATTGAAAGGAGACTCTAAATATAATTGATAAAGTTAGCCCAAGACCCAAAACAATATTATAATTGAATAAGTGATCTTGCTCGTCTTATGGTGAAAACCGAAACAAATAGTTCTTGTCCTTTGGTTTATTGGGTAGTAAAACTAGCTTTGATTAATGTTTTTCTAAATTGAAGTTTGTCAAGACGGATTTATGGAATCGAATGAGCCCGGAATATTTGAACAATTCTATGGTTTGTGTGGTCGAAAAAAAACttttgataaagtaaaagacgacaatgtgatggaacgatttcaagttatgaaaaaaagaagaggacaaacatattagatatttattttactttatttattatcgtTTTTTTATTAGTGTATAATTGCACGGTAATTTTTTAGGATACCTCTAAATGAAAGGGTTAGTTCCGTCACTGGTCTATACATATAAATTGACATTTCCACCTGGACCAACTATGCTGCCCTCTGCCCTCTGGAAGGTGCTCCTTTTTTCTTAAAATCTTAACGACCTTTTCTTTTTATACCATCTCTATGTCATTATTACTAACTGAAGCATGTGAATTAGTATTGGCTGATGCCAAAGGAATCAATGAAAATTGCATGAAGTTAGGTGCAAGAGAGGATCTGTATGCATTATTGCAGGGATTCTAATGGGGCTTCTGGTGTGGAAGAAGAAGTTACAGAAGTAACATTCTTGGATGAGAAGTTGAGATTTCTTTTACATATTTGGTTTCTTTTCTACAATGGCGTCTTTGAGAATTCGCGTACCATGTTCGAGTTCGAAAAATGTGTCAATATGCTTTAACAATAAACAATATATTATAAAGCATAAAAATGTATTGGGTTGGGCCCAATAAACCTAATGTTAAGTTGAGTAATTATAAAGGATAAAAATGTATTTGATAATGGGTCTCTATATTGGATTTGGTATGTGTGtacaattttttaaagaaaaaataaCATATGTAtatcgattttttttttaattccgtGCCCCTCAAATCACGGGCCTTGTGCGGAAGTCCTCTCTGCACACCATAAGAGCCGCCTATGCTTTTCTATCGATGAACATTGTGCCAGGTGATGATTTTGTTGGTTCAGGCCTTGGCTAACATAAATAATCACACACAACTCTCGAATAAAAGAAAACTCATAAGAGAAATTTTGCTGATAAAAGAAAATAGTATGTGAGATGGAAGACAAAATGCTTTCTAGTTACTTTATTATTTTTGAACGGTGAGAATCTTTAACTTGTTGTAAGAGAGATCTTACACCCTTCTAAATAGAGGGTCCTAACCCTACTTTGaccagactatgttgtcttaaccagGTCCACGTTGGCGTCAGAGTTTGGCTAAAGGCGTTCCCCGGGAAACCATACCACCCACTGCCAGTGGCAGGGGCTTGCGTCGCCACAAGAGAGAATCTCTTTGGCGTAACGCACGTTGGATTAAAACCCGGGGTGGCTCGGGCTCGAACTCTTGACCTAGAGTCTAGAAGAACTAGCCTGCATTTCCTTTATCAACCAAATACATGAGcaactgtaacgccctgcttttccGCACTTTCCCTAATTAGAAAACTTGTCGTATATTTCTACTTTCGGAAATCCGTCTCCTTTGTAATCGTAATTCATTTCAAgccattgtaaatccgagacttcggttgtagtaaaaaaaaattgaacttttATATGAAATTCATGTTGTTTATACTTAATGCATACTTACGAAGATTAACTCGCAAACAACTACCATGTGTTCGTGATTCTTAAACAAACATTGGTCACATTTTGCAAGACGCAAATTCATGTTCTTTACGCTTATTTGATACCTCAAGTCACATGTCGTACATACTTATTATATTGGTTCGTTACACATACTTatgcataacatattttttttactcTTACATTAATTCATGTTTAATATACCTTTAGGCCTTGATACATGTTCAATACACACTAGACATTGTAAGACATGTTAACCATATATAAAATACATCTTATTTATACATTTTACATCatttaaacaacaaaaaaaatataaaagctgCCAAACAGCCCTTGCAATTCAGCCATATATTGCTGAATTATctctttttttattgtttaaactCTCACCTACTTGTATTAAATGTCAACCCCACTTAACcttaatccttccccctataaataccacatataaccagcctccctaccacttttgcaacactaaaacaCTCTCAAACTCTCTCCAAATCGCAGCTGATTCCATAAGTTCGAGTAGAAATACCAACattcacaaaagtgagcataactcactcatttcttatctgattcactcgattcttttacCTACttctttgtattgaccttagctACGTTTTCATTGGTTTTCCCTGGAAAACCAGGCCCTGGAATGTCGCCAAAAGGGCTCCAAAGTTGACTGATTTTTCTGTTCTTGATTCAAACTTtgataaacttgattaaacttgaggaaactcatctcaaacctatgtccttatgcttataaccacatctatggttagttaggcttaaaaacaaggttgagacatgtaaaatcagaggtgcaaacctcacaaactttctgttttggtcaAGGGTTTAAACCCATAAGTGATGTTCAAGCCTTAAGCTTGATGAATATGTGATTTAGGATTAGCTTTggctatcctacttgaaaatccacacgTTGCTTGATGTTTCTCTTAGATTAGTTGTTCTTATTCCATTAttacttgtaagttcatgaccctccttgaatgttcataacatcaagtgtagtggtgaacatctagAGGTATCCaaatggaagacttgttcttcctacctcctacatgacttccatgatacaaagaggttcctaaatggtgGATTTATCCTCGTACCTCCTACTTGACCTATATGATATAATATACACTACATACTACTTATATGTATATTCCAAATAATCGAACCTTTGATGACGAATTTGTGTTCATTTGTCAAGGTGTTTgattacatcatctaaaacaTTATGTGTTAAAGATGATTACTTTTGCATATGTACTTTCCATATTCCTTTTAAATtccaaatctcgactctaaacataccttgaactttaacccttatacatttgTCCTCCCAATCTCAtacactcgtcaacacttggataatcggaagaattagcaatattgtgagtatacttgacccattttaccgttttcacacttttgggtgtaacatgttttttctatacaaaacacacttagtatacatattcttatgcaaatacacaaacaaacaatccaatacatgcttactatttgttatacttgattcgtgttttctgggtgattcttatgtgatgaacttgtcattagcttcgtacaagcctccacttaacatgtatagcactataggagtaacgcaccacccgtgaacgagaggtcatgttaggtttattcattcatacttgcgtaaacagagggttgacttgtaaatcacatgccagtttatacgttaatcttgataactaggtttgccatgtggattgttccttattattttattacttatatactacgcaccaaacttgtatgctcgccaatacttttgtattgaactacacttttaaaacatgttgtaggtttagcgatgatgttggtgatgcagggaatctagtaggatgcttagatacacactttaaacttgtattattattgtattgtttttcgttatttatgttgtatttgtttcaaatccttgtaattgacactttagaaatggaatgaacttattatttaaatacttgtcacaattattagcgttatgatgtctcgaacaatctatttcgtctcactccgatgtttccgccattggttggggtgtgacagcaacCCTTCAAAATAATAAACAAACTTCTGCAACAAAAAAGACACTACTCTCACCTATCAAATCGGAAATTACCTAAGGAACCATGAAAGTCGAAACAAACTACTACCCAGTCCATACAACGTTTATTTTGACTACAACAACCAGACCCAGTAAATcgcacaaatagcaaagctacttataggttctggggagggtgggatgtagacagaccttgcctctatccatAGGGATAGAGAGCCTGCTTCTagagagaccctcggctcgaaAACAAACAGCATACCAACACatcaagtcaaagaatatagaaatAAGAAGTCACCCATACCAAGAAAGTGATCAGAGTGACACAATATAATGTAGATCATGTATAtagcatacaacatcatttgggTATAATCACAAGAAGGCAATCACCGGAAAAGTCCCTTAAAGAATAAGAGAAACCTACGTCTCTAAAATACACCTAAGACCTTACTGCAATATTCTCTAgaagtccttaaccctaatcctacgcctccacgaagtcctatcttggaccatgtTCTCATAAAGATGCAACTCTAGTAAATCATGCCTAATCTGCTCATCCCATGTCAGTTTGGGTCTGCCTATTCCTCTCCTCCCCTCCGGTAAgagtttccactactctaactggTGTCGTCGTTTCCCACCGCTTCACGTGCCTAAACCATCTCAATCCCCCCCTCCTTAATATTCTCTGATATACTAGCCACTCCTAatctttccctaaaaacctcatttctttTCCGATCTAACCTCGTGTATCCACACATCCACCTcaacatcctcatctctgctacctccatcttgcATGCTTGTGTCTTCTTGATAGCCCAACAGTCTGTTCCATATAGCATAGCGGGCCTAACTGCTACTCTGTAAAATTTCCCCTTTAGTTTAGTTGGGAACCTCCTAGCGCACAATGCCCCACTGGCTGCCCTCCATCTACACCAGCCAGCATGTATGCTATGGGTTACATCACTATCTATGTCACCATCTCTTTGTACAAACGACCCCAGATACTTAAATCTAGTTACCTGCGGGACCAATTGATCCTCAATGGTGATTTGAGTGTCATCGTCATCGGCTACACCACTAAAATCACAGTGTAGATACTCAGTCTTAGATCAACTGATCCTTAGGCCCTTGCTCTCTAAAGCTACTCGCCACTCCTCTACCCTCGCGTTCAGGCACTGTTTAATCTCTGCAATTAACACAATATCGTCTGCAAAAAGCATGCACCACGGAACTGTCTCCTGAATCAACTTGGACAACTCATCCAAGACAACCTCAAAAAGAAAAGGGTTCAACGCAGACCCCTGGTGGAGTCCTACCTCCACAGGAAAGAAGTTTGTATCTCCTACAGGCACGCGGACACTAGTTTCCGTTCTATCGTATGCATCCTTAATTATGTTTATGTACTTCCCCAGTAGCCCTCGACCCTCCAAACTATCCCAAACCAGTTGCCGTGGGACAGTGTCATATGCCTTTTCCAGGTCGATAAACACCATATGTAAATCTCGCTTCTTCGCTCTATATTTTTCCATCAACCTCCTTAGAATGTGTATCACTTCTGTAGTTGACCTCCCTTTCATGAATCTAAATTGGTTTACTAAAACCTGAGTTTCTCTTCTAATTCTAGTTTCAATTACCCTCTCCCAAAGCTTCATAGTATGACTTAGCAGTTTAATTCCTCTGTAGTTCCCACAACATTGAGCGTCTCCTTTATTGTTGTATAAAGACACCACGACGCTACTCCTCCACTGATCTGGCATTTTTCGAGTCTTGAAAATACAACTGAACAAAAGTGTTAACCATCAGACTCCTTCTTCCCCCAAACACTTCCACACCTCAATCGGTATGTTGTCCAAACCCACTGCCTTGCCTCATCCCATCTTCCTAAGTGCCATCCTCACCTCGTCATGTGTGATCCTCCTACAGTAGCAATTATTCTGTTGTCGCCTTTGAATCCTGGGATTGCTGCTATCTTGTTGGTATGCCCTACCGTGGTTGAAAAGATTATGGAAGTTGGTTTGCCATCTCAACTTAATGTCATGTACCTTGACCAAAACACGTTCATCCTCTCATTTGATAAACTTTACCACTCCTAGATCTTGTCTTCTTTGCTCCCTAGCTTTGGAAATTTTGAACATATCATGCTCCCCCTCTTTCCTTTCCAAACGTTCATACATTTGTTTATAGGCTGTGTTTTTTGCCTCGGTCACCGCCTTTTTCACTTCCCTTTTTGCTTTCTTGTATATCTCCCTTACCCTCAACTGTTCCTCCTCATCTGTGCACCTCAAAAGATCTCTAAAACTCTGTTGCTTATCCTTTATTTTGGTATGCACATCTTCATTCCACCACAAGGACTCCTTGTGCCCAATAGTCTTTCCTCTTGTAACCCCTAGCGTCTCATTCGCCACTGTAGTGATCGTAGTCGCCATAGCCTCTCACATCCGGTTTGCGTCGTCACCTAGTTGCATCGATGTCATCGAGTTAACTTTATCTCTAAACATCATAGTTttttttgtaacaccccgtgttttcgaatgtcaaagtcaaagtcaactttgacttctttgactgtaaatagtctattttatgttgtatttgtattatgtggaataAGTGTTGTTAGTCAAGAATCAAACTAATTGAATGTTCAATCGACGCAAAatgatttacgactgtgaatagtaggaagtaacaatgtgataaagttaaccaatcaataatcaagctaatcgaatcatcaaccgactcgaaactcgaactatgcgaatttggtgttatattacttgtgtgtgtgccttatgtgttacctgtgcgtgtttactttatgtttgtgtggtaatcaatcggatcaatcgaaactcgaatcgaagctcgaaactcgaaactcaaatcaaatgcaatcgaaatcgaattatgacgaatggtagCGTAAGGAtggtgtgaaatatagatgattgtatgttagatatagtgattgggactaaaagtaattggAATAGAAAACTCCATCGTATCCGTATCATcatcaatcgaaatcgaaatatcagaaatcgtcgcaccaaacactcgaaccaggctgttgatcgatcaggctgccagccgatcgaacagcccagccgatcggacggactgtccgatcgaacaggctgttcgatcgggatgcctggccgatcggccagtcCTTTCCttttttggagcctataaatagggctgtcattatcattctttccacttttggaaactctctgaccgaccagctcgtgctcctcatcttttctcaaatttcttccgattctggtaagttttcatcctaaatcttgtactttcttgatcaatacacactcctacacctttctatctttcaaatcttgctttctaaccgtgaaatcatcaagatctaagcattctaggatgatgtcatcatggtgttcttcaagaacatcatgttttggcctcaatccaccatgaatagctcggatctaaccgatttccacataaacaagctaagatctatcacagatctgaacatttacatgatgtgaaggattgaaagaaggaattccaactttctttcaactcttttacactcaaatgCCTTCAAACTGGtggaaacggagcttgagtcaactcaccaaccGTTCTAATGGATGAGTGGTCCAAggttcggattctatctacgaggttcaccgatttcgggtaaACGTTGAGCTAAccattccgaacagttcaccggccggacttgggtgactcctgtccgagcaggggaagcaagtaagaacgaaagctccatggttcagctcgttgtcaaactacctcaatataacatcaaataatcagaacaaccAAAGTGTTatacgaacaggccgaccaggttaggatgctgaccgaacggttaggctggcCGAatggacagcccaaccgatcggacatgtcagccgatcgaccaggccagccgattggctagcaagtggccccacaccttaacaatttcatgaagta
This genomic interval carries:
- the LOC110899245 gene encoding xyloglucan 6-xylosyltransferase 2, translating into MLDRILGPRRTRQFHRLLHKSKVTLLCLVLTIVVLRGNLGAGKFGTPEQDFKDIRDTFYQYRTKRSEPRRVLEELHASTDQTTSSSGSTSTTSYAEFDINMLFVDEDEVDVNNDNNGPYSIGPKISDWDEQRADWLKQNPGFSNYVNNNINKPRVLLVTGSSPKPCENPVGDHYLLKSIKNKIDYCRLHGIEIFYNMALLDAEMAGFWAKLPLIRKLLLSHPEVEFLWWMDSDAMFTDMAFEVPWERYKDRNLVMHGWDEMVYDEKNWIGLNTGSFLLRNGQWALDLIDVWAPMGPKGKVRDEAGKLLTRELKDRPVFEADDQSAMVWILASQKERWADKVYLENHYYLHGYWGILVDRYEEMIASYHPGFGDHRWPLVTHFVGCKPCGKFGDYPVERCLKQMDRAFNFGDNQILQMYGFTHKSLASRRVKRIRNDGSNPLEVKDELGLLHPVYKAVKVSSS